The genomic DNA AGCGGCTATCTCCCACGTCTCCCCTATCTCCAAGACCCTCATCTACAAGCCCTTAAACCTGACAACCTTGAACCTTGAACCTTGAACCCTTTCCCCGTGTCCATCTCTCCCCTTTCCGATACGCCGGGCGCCGGGCTCAACCCGGATCTGCTCCGGAAGTCCGCCGACCCTGAGGAGGCGGCGAAGGCCTTCGAACAGGTGCTGGTCCAGCAATTCGTCAAGACGCTGACCGACCCGCTGTTCAAGACCGGCCTCAGCGGCGACGAGGCGCCCGGGTGGATGAAAGCCTACGGCGACACCCAGCGCTCGATGCTGACCGACATCCTGACCGAGCACCTGGTCGAGCAAAAGACGTTCGGCCTCTCCGATCTCCTTCTCACGCAGTGGCAGCGTCAGATGGGCGCCGTGGATCCCTCCGGGGATGCCCCGGAGCCGGCTGCGCCGCCCGTTGAACCGTAAACGACCATGGAAACGCCCCATCCTCCCGAAGCCCCTTCACTGCCCGAGCAGGCGCGGTGGCTCGCCGAAAAACTCGACGAAGAGCGCAGCGCCCTGCAGGCGCTCGAAGCGAGCATCGAATCGCAAATGGTAGCCCTGCGCGCCCGGGAATCGGCCGAGGTGCGGGAGTCGACGATCTCGGCCAACGAGCGGCTGCACGTCCTCACGCGGCTCCATGAGGAGCAGGAAGCGATGCTCGCCGGCATCGCCGCCACCATCGGCTGGGAGGGGCAGCCCGCTACGATCCGGGCCGTCGCTGACCACCTCGAACGCGAGATCGGCGACCACGAAACGGCGCAGCGGCTCCGAGCAAGCCGCACTTCGCTAATGGAGCTGGCGGCGGAAACGAAAGAGAAAAGCGAAGAACTGGCCTATACGCTTCAGTATGCGCTGCACCTCGGCAAAGAACTCATCCAGACCGTCCAGTCCGTGCACCAGCCCGAGCCGGTGTCCCTGTATACGCCGCGGGGCAAGACGACCATCGGCGGCAAATCCCGCCCCATCGTCAACCGGATGGGCTAGCGCCTGAATCGCGCAGCTCCGTTTTTTTCCAGCCCAAGGTAATCATGAGCATCAATCAGCTTATCGAGCTCACGCGGAGATCCTTCCGCACGACGAGCGCCGTCATCAACACGATCGGCCAGAACATCGCCAACGAAAACACGGAAGGCTTCTCCCGCCGGCGGGTCTCCCTCGAATCGGCGTCCATCGCCAGCCCGGGCGTGCAGGTCGTCACCCCGATGGGCACGTCGACCGGCATCGGCGTTTCGATCGGCGACATTGACCGGGTGCGGGATCAGGTCCTCGCCGCGGCGACCTGGGAGGCCA from Rhodothermales bacterium includes the following:
- the flgN gene encoding flagellar export chaperone FlgN — encoded protein: METPHPPEAPSLPEQARWLAEKLDEERSALQALEASIESQMVALRARESAEVRESTISANERLHVLTRLHEEQEAMLAGIAATIGWEGQPATIRAVADHLEREIGDHETAQRLRASRTSLMELAAETKEKSEELAYTLQYALHLGKELIQTVQSVHQPEPVSLYTPRGKTTIGGKSRPIVNRMG
- a CDS encoding peptidoglycan hydrolase, with protein sequence MSISPLSDTPGAGLNPDLLRKSADPEEAAKAFEQVLVQQFVKTLTDPLFKTGLSGDEAPGWMKAYGDTQRSMLTDILTEHLVEQKTFGLSDLLLTQWQRQMGAVDPSGDAPEPAAPPVEP